The Miscanthus floridulus cultivar M001 unplaced genomic scaffold, ASM1932011v1 fs_125_1_2, whole genome shotgun sequence genome includes a region encoding these proteins:
- the LOC136530420 gene encoding uncharacterized protein, with the protein MLVHQSVHVAGSSSRSQLVYRRHGGSPRASPVIDLNKACEPGYEEMEIEEHHGYRAPLGFNKSKRYLMEGDAAAGPSQWVVHIYDICLLLLFVAMNVQTGEEVAVKLENVKTKHPRLHYESKLYMLLQGGTGIPHLKWYRVEGEYNVMVIDLLGPSLEDLFNYCSRKFSLKTLLMLADQMINRVEYMHQKGFLHRDIKLDNFLMGLI; encoded by the exons ATGTTGGTGCACCAGTCAGTTCATGTTGCCGGGAGCTCCAGTAGAAGCCAGTTGGTGTACCGAAGGCATGGTGGTTCTCCAAGGGCATCTCCAGTGATTGACCTCAACAAGGCCTGTGAGCCG GGTTATGAGGAGATGGAAATCGAAGAGCACCATGGTTACAGGGCCCCTCTAGGCTTCAACAAGTCAAAGAGGTATCTAATGGAAGGTGATGCTGCTGCCGGCCCAAGCCAG TGGGTTGTACATATTTATGATATTTGTTTGCTGCTGTTGTTCGTAGCTATGAATGTGCAGACTGGAGAGGAGGTCGCCGTCAAGCTG GAAAATGTCAAGACAAAGCACCCGCGGCTTCATTATGAGTCGAAGCTATACATGCTTCTCCAAGGAGGAA CTGGCATTCCACACCTGAAGTGGTACCGCGTTGAGGGGGAGTATAATGTGATGGTGATTGATCTTCTTGGCCCTAGCCTTGAGGATTTGTTCAACTATTGCAGTAGGAAGTTCTCTCTGAAGACTCTGCTCATGCTTGCTGACCAAATG ATTAATCGGGTTGAGTACATGCATCAAAAAGGGTTTCTTCACCGTGATATAAAACTTGATAATTTCCTTATGGGCCTT atttag